The sequence tACATAAACGTCAAAGACATGTGCTCTCAAtattttttgtctgtgagtaaaaccaATAGCCTGGTTTTACTCTACTCTTTGAGAGGTTTCTAACATAtgacaaatggctgtttttaccAATTGCAATAGTGTGTAGAGTGTTAAGAGTGTTGTATTCTTCTGATCATAATTTTAGATTTTGTCCCATTTTACCTGTAGTAAGAAAGCTGCCTATAATTATGCACATCTGAATACTGGGTGTTCACACCCTCCCTCATCAATAACTAAATTGcagttataaataataatattctatTAAAAACTATTCAAGATGATATTGGAATTGTAAAAACATACTTGGAAATAATCAATGATTAGAATGCTGAACATGGGGTCTGATAtagcatttaataataataattaaaaaaagaaatcccaCAGTACTTCCTCGTGTTTTATTGCATTATTGGTTCACTCATGATAAGATCAAAATCAGCCAggacaattatatatttatagtatatGTTATTTcaagtaacaaaaataataatgcatagaAAATTAGAAAATCTATAAATTTTGTATGATTACAGTGCTCATTCGAACTTTTGCTCTTCCCATGCCGAAGTTGATTTTATCATGCAGGTGATCTAGCGTGCCTCCTTCTGGGATAAGGATATGAAGAGTTcagattaatatactgtattcaaATTAAGTCATCTTTGACATGCAGTTCTGCTTGCTACATGGTTGCTTTATTGCATTTAAGCAAATGATAAGCATCAGAATCAGTGCTATATATTGAGCTGTATCACTACCTCATTCACTGTTTTTTTGAAGGATTACTACTACCAGAGTCAGTGGTCTTGCCTTTTTCAAACTCAGAAGATGGAAGCTCTTCTGATGAAGGAATTTGGTCATTATTTGTGAGTTGTGCATAAGAGGACCTGGATGCATCTTCTAGTTTTGCTTGTTGATCAGAACCAGCACCAGTACACAGATTTTCTTTTCCAAAGTTGAACAGTTTTCCTGGGTTGAATGATTTGCTAGGAGACTGTGATTTCTCTTGGCTCACATGTGTAGCTGCTGGCACAACTGCCATAGCTGCTTCCTTTTTGAACTCCGGAGACTTGAGGTACTTTAGAAAACCAGGAAGTTTGGCCTCGCCACTTGGAGAAGTGGTGGAGGTGAATTTACCCTGAAGAGggattttttgtttaagtttcataACATTATTGTTGCCTAAAATTGAGCTGGGTCTCTTGGGCTTATCTCCTCCAGAGCTGAACTTGGTTCCTATACTTTTCTCATTGTGATGATCTTCACCTCCATTGGGATCTGATTTGTCTTGTTCGCTCTCTTGTCGTGCCAATTCCTCTGCCATTTTTTGAtgctcctcctcttcttcatTCTTCCTCCGTTGCTGCTGCTGGTGCTGCTGAGCCAGGTGTTCATGTTTCTAAAAAATGCACACCTCCAGCAATTACTAAGCCAGTTTTACTCACCATACCAAGATTTAGTTTTTCTGCTTATAGacaagtaataataatttttggggtATTGTTAGCTTATGCTAAACATGTAATATGTTGCCTGCTAAGTTACCTTGAGAGCTTCTCTTCTCTGGTATTCAAGTTTGGCCATCTCATCTGCCACCCAGCTTGGAATATCAGGAATTGCAATATGAATGACATATTTGAGCAAAATGACAAAGTGCTGAAATCCACAAAGTAGAAGGAAATGTTACATTAAATTTACTGCACATTATTAGTTATATACAGTTTAGCCATGGACCACAAGAGGAGAAATTCAAAGAATGTTAATGCTGCTCTTTGTTCCATATAATAAAACTGATTTGGGACTAAGGCTGTCAGCCAGtattttccactgaagaaagaaagtcatacaagtttggaacaaaatgagggtgagtaaataattatataattctaACCTTTAAGTATGTTACTTGTCCCTTACCTCTAGTAATACAACAGAGACAATGGCCATTTCAGGACTCAACCAGGGGAAGAGTCGTTTTAGCTGTCCACATTGGCCAATAAGGTAACAGTTCACAATTATAGCAATCAGACCCATAGCCTCCATTGCAGTCTGTTCAAAGGACAACCACAAGTAACAGAACATACAGAAACAAGTTCAACAATCTAAAAATGTGATGCGTTATGATTCAATTAAATAGGTCTACAGACCTGCCATTGTCCAATGTTTTCTACCCTTTGACCAAAGGGCCTCTGGAGGCCTGAGCAAAGTTTTAAGGCATCACTTCGGATCTCTACAATGTTATTTATAAGGGCACACATGGCCGCCAAAGGAAATGCAGATGAGAAGAGCACAACGTAGCCAAACTGTATGAACATCTCCTGGTAATCTTGAAGAGTATCCTGCAAGTCAAAAAAATTAATCTTTGAAGAACTTTTGTAAACCTGCAATGTGCATCAGTTTCCActctaaatattttcatttaatactacttataataataaataaaattgaaaataagGTTGATTTTCTCACAGTgatattgtgcttttttaaacttaacggtattcaaagtgctttacactgtgtctcattcacccatattcacacacacacacacacaccaatgacggcagagctgccatgcaaggcactatcctgccattgggagcaatttggggttcagtgtcttgcccaaggacacttcgacatgtggagtcatgtgggccaggaatcaaactgccaaccctgcgatcagcggccaacccgctctaccacctgagccacagccgcccctgagTGACAGTTGGGGAGTTGAAAGTTGAAGGTTTGATCCAAAATTAaccttttttttacattagtaatattATTGTAGCCACGTTTTTTGGGTGGAAGCcacagttttaatgcaattaaccatggtgttactaccgTAATATAGTGTTAATATAGTAGCCATGAAAAATTTTTGtgtttactatgattttactacaaaataccatggtgaaactttggttactgtggtaaaaccatggttaatttttgtaagggaaggttaggtttaggggtaggtgtgtctgtgggactctaaataaacataataaatatgctgcagtgatgccactatactgtatgttagtatttaattaggggtgcaaatactATCTAACAGTATTACTATTTACACTGAGTTGCACTTATTGCAAATATCAATATATCTACTATATTagtatagtatatactgtatatattatgacCAATGTCATCAGGAGGGGCACAAACCTCATAAGTTAGCATGCAACTTTCAATCTCAGGTTGGGTCAAAACAGTAGACCCAGTCTCTTCTGGAGGGTCCATCCaggatttttttttgtccatactGTGGTTGTCTCCTGCACATGTGGTCTTTCTCCTTTGAGGCCCTTGCAGTTTACTCACAGTTTCCTTGACATTCTCATCATCATCACACATATCAAATATTGAAGATGGATCCATTCCTTCAACAACAAGAGTAGGACTACCATCGTCTAGTAATCTGCCCTGTGTTGGTGCTTCCACAACTTGGTCTTTGTATTCCACTTTCTCGGTGAAGCTGACCTTCCTTTGCTTTAGACCAGCATCATCTGCTTCCTCTGTTTTGGGAACTTTGTAGCTGCCAATCAAACTTCTCCTTTCTGTTTTCTCTGATTGGTCTGGAGATGAGCCACTTTTGTTCACATCAAGACTGGCTTGGCAAGTCCGTCGCATCCTTTGCATTATCAAATTGCTATAGTTCAAGACCTTGGTGTGAATTAAGTCAGATAACATCCTCAGGGCCCCTAATTTGTGGTGCTCATAAAGATACGGCTGTAACACTTCTTTGATGTTTTGTAGAAATTGGCGAAAGATCAACAATGTGGCCAGCATCTGTAAATTGAAGTGAGTAATATTTTGCCGGTGGTGGTTATGAGCAGAATGTTTTTTGCAGGTgttatgaatattttatataacacATAGATATTATTCTGTAGCCTGTACATTACCTCTTTTAACCGCTCCATATCTTTGAGATAAAATCCAATGTAGAAAAGACTGAGGTAAGAATTTATGAACTGAAACTTTAAAATGAAGGACACAAACTTTAACCATTaatgacacaaacaaacattaattCATGAAGTACACAGTGTTGTCAATATGGTGATACACTAAATAAATTAAACCATTAAACTTACAAAAACAGTCTTGAGGATGAGATTATTATCATACGTGCTCTGAAGTCTGTAATTTTCTGTTTAAgataaatttaaaagaaaaattaagGCTACAATATATCCCATGACCACATATATGTTTTGGGCTAAAAGGGCTTGAAAAGAAATACCCACATTTTGTcttatgaaatgccaaatatgCACTTTATGGTATATTTAGAGGCTGAATGGACCTTACCCTGATCATTGAGCCAGAGAGCTATTTTCTTGTACACTTCATCACATACAGTAACAGTTATAGCCAGCAAAAGTTTAGGAATAAATCGGCAGATGCTTGGCAACTCTTTTGTTTCCATTACAAATTCCTGTAAAAGAAACAACATAAAGACTAAATAAGAAGTAATGCAACATATCTGACAGCTCAAAAACAATACTGCAGAAGTAAAATGAAACAAGCTGTTGTTGTATGCATTgtaacaaaagacaaaagtcctTACTTGAAGTTCCAGGCAGACAAACATGGCCAAGCAGACGAAGCAGAGACACAGGATGCAGATAGGTAAGCTGACAAACCAGCAGAACATTCTCCTCTTCCAGGGTGGGTAGAAAAACTCTTCACAATCTGTCACTGGGCTGCGGCGTTTAACACCCTGATTAACATGTTAGAAAGTAATGTTATACGAGACATACTACTGGTGGAGATAAATCAAAGCCAATGATACACAAAACACACCCAAAACTGTGGACGGGGTTCCTCCAGTGACTCTGTAGGGGTGTCCAGTGTGCCCCACTTATATGCTAATTCTGCTTCCCGCCGCTTCCATCTCTCCAGGAACAGTGTTGCCCACACCACATTGAAAATGGCGAATACCACACAGCAAATATCCTGACTTGCCTgcatgttaaaaaaagaaaatgtttggtaATAAAACCATGCCACTGTCATAAGCATATGAAGAATGTGTACCTACAGTTCTATACTATTTACAGGTGTGATACCAACACAAAAACCTGCCTGATCAGACTCTGCAAAGATCCAGAGTAGAAAGCCAATCACTGCTGGGTATAGCATAGAGTTGGTGTAAAACCCCAACCATGCAAAGTACATGGCGATCTTCACACCAAAATAATCACAGATATCATCTGTCAAGAGCAGGAGAACAAAATGATCAGAAAAAatctacaaaaacaaacaaacaataaaaccaGTAGAATGAAAAGGTTACACATAACATTTTACTGACTGACTTTGTGTTCAACTGTCACGAACCTCACTCCCCGCGCTCACACGCTCGCCCCCCGAGCTCACGCTCACTtcgtcgagctcacacgctcgccccccgagctcacacgctcgccccccgagctcacacgctcgcttcGTCATTTATGCTCCCAACACATCcccgagcgccgtaagccttcaaccccctgagaggtttgatggctcttcgggcgcttgccaagggttgtttatgcagggcagcggttgtagaacccataaccttgcccttaacattatggagccagcagcccgactcttggttttgcgtcaggggagtcaacccttggaggcctacgtggttgatttttgtgccctggctaaccaggtgaacttcgatgaggtggctctaaaggacatttttcaatgtggactgaatgagccaacctcatcatttatGCCTGGTGGTCACTGCTCCCtcgacctggctcagtttattgacctcgccctactgttcactggttcctcatttactgtgggggaggcagactctgaaccagagttccacgccacggccccagcctcgaagcctgccacggccattgagccagcacccatgcctgccacggccagcgagcccaCGCcgatgcctgccacggccagcgagccggcgccgatgcctgccacggtcggcgagccagcgcctgtggcctcaaccgtcccagagccagcgcctgtagcctcgaccgtccccatggccacgtttCCTGTTGGCCGAAGGAGTAAGAGAAGGAAGaaggccccttctccccagtctcgtcttgtgctcaagaccgcagaggttccctctgagtcttccacggctctgccggcctctgctcggccctcagagtcttccatggctcggccagcctctgctcgcccctcagaatcctccagggccccgcctctcgagcctcccagggctcctcctctcgagcctcccagggctcctcctctcgagcctctcagggcttcgtctctcgagtctttcagggctcctccccccctcaagcctctcagggcttcgtctctcgagtcttccagggctcctccccctctcaagcctctcagggcttcgtctctcgagtcttccagggctcctcatcctctcgagcctctcagggcctcgtctctcgagtcttccagggctcctccccctctcaagcctctcagggcttcgtctcccgagtcttccagggttcCCCTAgttttgtcttttcctctcgctagtcccgtctagttgtttatctatttcccggcttcgacctaacgcttcccccgactactcttcactggatttgccctttgttatattctgattccccggcttcgacctcacgctcccccttgacgactcttcactggatttgccctttttgtactgttgcctgttTTTTCGAATAAAGCTGTTTTTattcaacattgtgactgtctcttcttgtgcgcgtGACATCAACATTTATACTGTAGCACTTCATAATCTGTTTTGCCATCTTTGTTGCAGAGGTGTGACCTCTGTTTCCAAAGaattgtctttttaaaaacaGTGCATAACCAGAAGAATGAAAAAAGTGATACATAACATTGTTTTGACTGACTTTGTATTCAAAATGTATACTGCAGCGCTTCATATTTGCTAAGAGCTTCTCGGTCAGCACAAAATAAAGAAGAAAGATACACATAACTTTGTTTGCTAAAGGAAGAACCTTGAAGGAATCAAATTACACAACCACTGAAAAGCATCAGCCATTTCAGAATAACTAGAAGTTAGTCTACTCTTGTGCATGCTGGGGAAAACATAGTAGTTCTCACCTAAGGGTTGCTTCTCACAGACTGCCTGAACCCAGGACGTCATCAACTGATTTATAATTCTCTGCTCATGAAGGGGAAATATTTGAAGAATTGCACCCCTCAATATAAGCTCTGGTACTGCAAAagataaatacacacaaaattcAGATTCTGATTgaattataaactgaaacaacAATGTTTCAACAGAGAAATATGGAAATATCTACTGATTGGTTGACCCTCCAGGAAGTGAATGTTATGAAGAGCTTCGCCCTGTTTGGCCCGCAGATTGTCCAGCCAATATTTGATAATACTCTGACGCTCCTAGAGACATAACAAgagaaaaaacataatattaataGACATTTAATGACTGAATGTCACATGAGAAGACTGTAAGACAGGGTTGATAAAAGCGCACCTGTGATGTGAAAAAACACAGCTCACTCTCTATGTTCTCATAAATGTCATCCTCCTCACATGAAAACCTGCGAGTGCCACCTCCATAGCGTGCCTTCACTGTCTTTTGCATGCCCATCTGTTCAGCTCCACGCAACAAGCTTAAAAAAAGGAACCATGATTCTGCTGCTGTATTTGTTTAAGACACAGTGACCATCCGTCAAACATTTCAGACATTTTATAAGCTAGtggtttaaatgaagaaaaaaataaatagaataactGTGGTGAGATAATTTTAGAGTGAAGTAGGTTCTCTGCTGTGCCTTACTTCTCAAAGGCTGAGGTAATAAAGAATGCAGAGTTGTGAGTGTATTTATGCTGCCGAATCTGGACTCTGATTTGTGGAATTCCCAGACGGATTTGGTTAAGTAACCATAACAGCGTATGGTCGTCTGTGCTCTCTGTGGAATAGAtgataatatgcttaaatattttccttagtagattttttttttatattaaattgacCCTTTATTAttctatacactcactgagcactttataggaacactatggtcctaataaagtgcccggcgtggtcttctgcagttgtagctcaaccacctcaaggttcgacatgttgtgcactctgagatgctattctgctcactacaattgtacagagtggttatctgagttaccatagcttttctatcagctccaaccagtctggacattctccgttgacctctctcattaacaaggcatttctgtccgcagaactgctgctcactggatgtttttttcttGTGTCACCTTTCTGAGTAATCTAGAGACTCTGTTGTatgttaaaatcccaggagattagtacttacagaaatacttaaactagcccgtctggcaccaacaatcatgccacagtctaaatcactgatatTTTTTTCCCCACTCTGATGGTTGgtatgaacattaattgaagctcctgacccatatctgaaggattttatgcattgcactggtgccacatgattggctgattagataactgcTTGAAAAAGTAgatgtacatgtgttcctaataaagctcAGTGAGTGTTTATGGTAAAAGTGATCTATGGTATAACAAATAACATACATATTTTAAGACAACAAATGTTGTCATATATTGTTATTCATTTAGATAATACTCATATTTAAACCTCATATATGATGAACATACATTTATAGTTTTCAATAAGTGCATTagggaaaacaaacaaaagtaaaagtatgCACCTGGGAAAGTCATTAGTACATCACAGTTTTCAGCAGGTGCCATTGTGATCTTGGATTTATGCCTCATGATATACTGTCTGGCATGAAAGAGACGACCTCTGAGTAATTTCTCTGTGGTTGAAAGAGGACAGGAAATATTATCATAatggtaacactacaataaggttcaattagttaacattagttattgcattaggtgtcatgaacaaacaataaacaatacttttacagcatttattaatcttacttaattttacttaataaaaatacaattgttcattgttagttcaaagtgcattaactaatgttaactaatgtattaGTATTTATGTTGTAACTAAAATGaaccaagattagtaaatgctgtaatctagtgttcattgttagttcatgttatctaatgttgttaactaatgttattaaaTGGAACCTAATTGTAAAGATTTACCATTGTTACTATAAAAAGAACAACCATTGTATTGAATTTAAATCATTATTCCAAAGGATATATTTGGCAGAAAAAAATGAACACAGAATAAACAGTATCAATAAGGAGCTGTCTAGATTTTCTTGGTAGTTCTTGGATTGTTAAAAATATATGACCACTGAAACATCTGCATGCACCATCCCAACACACTTCAAATTTACATTTCAGCAATCACCTAGTCTGATCAAACCAAACCGACATTTCAATTCATCACACACTTCCACAGAAACAAGTCTCACTCCTTAAAATTGCATGACAACAGATCACATCTTATTGTCCAATAGTACGATATTACCTCAGTTATGCTGTTGCATGTGTCGGTGTGGAGTATCTTTCTGCCAAATGTATAACAGAGCTATCTCTAATTTACCAAATCAGAATAACAATTTATAATGGGGATATAAAACTCTTTTCAAGATGCCCCTTTATTTTCGATTGCCATTAGGTTAAACTTTGCATTCCTTGTGTGGAAGTGCTCATTTTACTGAAGCAAGTATAGATTATCTGTGTTACCACAGTTTTGTTACCATTGTGTCACAAAGTGTGCTCTTTTTAAGTTACAGTTGAGTGAAGTGTGAAGAAAATGAGAAGTAGTTTTAAGCTGTAACATTTACTATAGCAGCTtttctgcaaagaaaaatgtaatgCCTGAgtttgtaaacacacacacacacacacacacacacacacacacacacatgttgtgtttccatgttttatggggactttccatagacataatggtttttatactgtacaaactttatattctatcccctaaacctaaccctacccctaaacctaaccttcacagaaaactttctgcatttttacattttcaaaaaacataatttagtatgatttattagctgttttcctcatggggaccgacaaaatgtccccacaaggtcaaaaatttcgggttttactatccttatggggacatttggtccccacaaagtgataaatacacgctcacacacacacacacacacacacacacacacacacacacaaagtctccATTTGCCTGATTATGACAAGAGTAGGTTAGAAAGAGGAACTAAACAGATGTCACAAATAAGAGTGTTCTTCAGTCTTATTCACAGTTAATATCTCAGTTAGAATTGCATGATAGGGTCTTAATGTATTGAACTGTGGCATTATCAATATatgcatttaatttgttttgcagCTATAAAATCTCTTTATTGCACAACTGTAACTGAGTGACTGCTTCCaaatataaattaacattaagggTGGAGTTTTGTCTTCTGGAGCTTGTTTAAGGCATAAAAGGTTTTATGGGACAAATGCCTACATTGAATGATAAAGGTATTGCCTGAAATAATATGTGGGTTATTCAAGTACAAATGTTTGGATGAAATAATGAGTgagcaaataacaaaaaaatgatCAGTAAGTATAAAATGTACGCACTAGGCTATATATACAGGTGAAGCACCTACATCGAACAGTTACAGACAATGGCAACAGCGAATAGGTAAATAATGTTTACTGGACAAATATCAGGCAACCTTTAGAATTCGGATGCGTTCTGTTCTACAGTAGGCTAGGTTATAAACGCAACAACACGGCGATAAGCAAACAGTGAGATTTTTTGTTCTCGGTGGTCTTAACATTCCTACGACAGCTAAATGACAAAACATGCAACCGTCACTCACCTAATACTGCCGAAGACATAATGTCTGGTATTCGGTTTGGTGTTCTTTATGAATACGTCATCTGTGCTGCTGTCGTCCCGTGCGCTGGTGCAGAAACCGCACGGCGGGTCTATCGAGGCTTCCCCAGCGGCGAGACCAGTCTTCTGATGCAAACAGGTGCAAAGAATCCATCGACCTACCAATAAACCATAAATTACACACTGGTATAGATCGTCCATGACGCTATATACGCTCAAatgatatttattcatatttggcCTTAAATCTCTATTATTTCGCTTTACTTCTCTGTTTTGTTTGGCAGGAACTTGTACTATGCACCATCTGTATCATGTTGACTGGAAAATTACACAACGTGTGGTGCATCATTTTTAGATGTTCTGAAATAGACAAATCAGAGAGAATGCGCAAAGATCTCGTGTATAAACACAGAGGGGGaaatagttacacaataagtttacaattaggttccattcgttaacattagttaatgctttagttatcatgaactaacaataaaccatatatttttacagcatattAATCTTTGGTTAATGCAagttaatacaaaaatacaattgttcattgtttgttcatgttagttcattgtgcattaactaaagttaacattttgattttaaaaatatgtttctatatgttgaaattaatattaaacaagaataatacatgctgtaaaagtatttttcattgttagttaatggtgactaatgttgttaactaatgtttacaaatgtaacctcattgtaaagtgatACTGGGGAAATTCAGAAAAAAATGGTCAACAAAAGACATATATGTTGCGTTCGGAATGCCATATACTATACTACTCTTACTCTTATAagacagaaatagtaagagtagtatattGACATAGTAGGTTatgtcatttcaaactgattaTATATTCAAACTGTCACTATCAGTTAGTAGGCTTATTCAGGGGCGGATTATGATGGC comes from Xyrauchen texanus isolate HMW12.3.18 chromosome 9, RBS_HiC_50CHRs, whole genome shotgun sequence and encodes:
- the LOC127649216 gene encoding anoctamin-8-like, which gives rise to MSSAVLEKLLRGRLFHARQYIMRHKSKITMAPAENCDVLMTFPESTDDHTLLWLLNQIRLGIPQIRVQIRQHKYTHNSAFFITSAFENLLRGAEQMGMQKTVKARYGGGTRRFSCEEDDIYENIESELCFFTSQERQSIIKYWLDNLRAKQGEALHNIHFLEGQPIIPELILRGAILQIFPLHEQRIINQLMTSWVQAVCEKQPLDDICDYFGVKIAMYFAWLGFYTNSMLYPAVIGFLLWIFAESDQASQDICCVVFAIFNVVWATLFLERWKRREAELAYKWGTLDTPTESLEEPRPQFWGVKRRSPVTDCEEFFYPPWKRRMFCWFVSLPICILCLCFVCLAMFVCLELQEFVMETKELPSICRFIPKLLLAITVTVCDEVYKKIALWLNDQENYRLQSTYDNNLILKTVFFQFINSYLSLFYIGFYLKDMERLKEMLATLLIFRQFLQNIKEVLQPYLYEHHKLGALRMLSDLIHTKVLNYSNLIMQRMRRTCQASLDVNKSGSSPDQSEKTERRSLIGSYKVPKTEEADDAGLKQRKVSFTEKVEYKDQVVEAPTQGRLLDDGSPTLVVEGMDPSSIFDMCDDDENVKETVSKLQGPQRRKTTCAGDNHSMDKKKSWMDPPEETGSTVLTQPEIESCMLTYEDTLQDYQEMFIQFGYVVLFSSAFPLAAMCALINNIVEIRSDALKLCSGLQRPFGQRVENIGQWQTAMEAMGLIAIIVNCYLIGQCGQLKRLFPWLSPEMAIVSVVLLEHFVILLKYVIHIAIPDIPSWVADEMAKLEYQRREALKKHEHLAQQHQQQQRRKNEEEEEHQKMAEELARQESEQDKSDPNGGEDHHNEKSIGTKFSSGGDKPKRPSSILGNNNVMKLKQKIPLQGKFTSTTSPSGEAKLPGFLKYLKSPEFKKEAAMAVVPAATHVSQEKSQSPSKSFNPGKLFNFGKENLCTGAGSDQQAKLEDASRSSYAQLTNNDQIPSSEELPSSEFEKGKTTDSGSSNPSKKQ